A window of the Brassica napus cultivar Da-Ae chromosome A2, Da-Ae, whole genome shotgun sequence genome harbors these coding sequences:
- the BNAA02G10100D gene encoding uncharacterized protein BNAA02G10100D, with the protein MSWNLEEFGVASWTTMSLLFNQFVELFVDEEGEEDHKARFVFASSPQKQTPYMILEGDKVGESSSEAEKIVMNFKLLDLRKEEIIEVTHKTFPKLLYEGSRVIGSSRGWTAFMSKHDGTVYLSNVFNLAFSRVIALPSLSDPLRLRSTAIVNVSISSPPDQDDGYVVFVKFLGSNLYYCRPDRVSQWTQMDIEGSHVNLCDVIYSPRNQMLFLVIIGASYLLSFDVNMERRYTILNLRNLPKMPQSEWELLALCCKSEHMVEAPCGKCFIVRRYVETYDNNGIIFKKTKRFMVFLLDKKVKDGEITARYTKDIGDLCIFFGTNETFCVEASKYHGLNPNSIYYIGYGLGVYDIGSGIFYHFPSYMPLNSPLCLLPILSNPHV; encoded by the exons ATGAGTTGGAACCTGGAAGAGTTTGGAGTTGCTTCTTGGACAACAATGTCTCTTCTTTTCAATCAATTCGTAGAACTCTTT gttgatgaagaaggagaagaagatcacAAGGCTCGCTTCGTCTTCGCTTCATCTCCACAGAAGCAAACCCCTTATATGATACTTGAAGGTGACAAAGTAGGAGAGTCTTCTTCAGAAGCGGAAAAAATTGTTATGAACTTCAAGTTACTTGATCTGAGAAAGGAAGAGATCATCGAAGTTACACACAAGACATTTCCAAAGTTGTTGTATGAAGGGTCACGAGTAATTGGAAGCTCACGTGGCTGGACAGCTTTTATGAGCAAACATGATGGAACTGTCTATCTAAGCAACGTGTTCAATCTAGCGTTTTCTAGAGTCATTGCTCTGCCTTCACTTTCTGATCCTTTGCGTCTTCGATCCACTGCAATCGTAAATGTCTCTATATCTTCTCCTCCTGACCAAGATGATGGTTATGTAGTGTTCGTCAAGTTCTTAGGCAGTAACCTCTATTACTGTAGGCCTGATCGGGTCTCACAATGGACACAAATGGATATTGAAGGATCCCATGTAAACTTATGTGACGTCATTTATTCCCCAAGAAACCAAATGTTGTTCCTTGTTATAATAGGAGCAAGTTACTTGCTTTCTTTTGATGTCAACATGGAGAGAAGGTATACGATTTTGAACTTGAGAAATTTGCCAAAGATGCCACAATCCGAGTGGGAGTTGTTGGCTTTGTGTTGCAAGAGTGAGCACATGGTTGAGGCGCCTTGTGGCAAATGTTTCATAGTGAGACG GTATGTGGAGACATATGACAACAACGGGATTATATTCAAGAAAACCAAGCGATTCATGGTGTTTCTGCTAGATAAAAAAGTGAAAGATGGAGAAATTACTGCTAGATACACTAAAGACATTGGAGATCTCTGCATATTTTTTGGTACTAATGAAACGTTTTGTGTGGAGGCAAGCAAGTATCATGGACTTAACCCTAACTCAATATATTACATAGGATATGGCCTTGGTGTTTACGATATCGGTTCGGGAATATTCTATCATTTTCCTTCATATATGCCTCTCAATTCGCCTCTTTGTCTCTTACCCATCTTATCTAATCCTCATGTTTGA
- the LOC106408839 gene encoding uncharacterized protein LOC106408839, which yields MSLLFNIVEKLFVQEGDKDRFFTCPRKTPYMLVDVTVGEDESSTDEENKITDYWVYNPRSEKIINITGKKFPKVLSGGGLLLGGSRGWAIFMSYPDYTIHLSQVFNPWCTESSPKTITLPPLTDHLVPHVEMNGNVSLSTYFPNQDDDYIVCFTIFGSKLCYCMPNRDSDWATIDIPFSYDIDSNVIYSQKDQMFYLLATGCAYMAALDLKNNKKKPKFMRLQFENFPLIPQYEWEILASCLQSGYIAESSSGERFIVQWYVVTVKLSNREKLKESTKRFMVFRIEDDGGQLYQGTRIIANYTENIGDLCIFIGENETFCLEASKFPGLRPNSIYYVRYGFGVYDIGKKSSREYDLNGFPCIQGRTLFLSPLH from the exons ATGTCTCTGCTTTTCAACATAGTTGAAAAACTCTTC GTTCAAGAAGGGGACAAGGACCGTTTCTTCACATGTCCACGAAAAACCCCCTACATGCTGGTTGATGTTACTGTTGGAGAAGACGAATCGTCAACCgatgaagaaaacaaaattacagATTATTGGGTATACAATCCAAGGAGTgaaaaaattatcaatattaCTGGAAAGAAATTCCCAAAAGTGTTGTCGGGAGGAGGCTTACTCCTGGGAGGATCACGTGGCTGGGCAATTTTCATGAGCTACCCTGATTACACCATACATCTCAGCCAAGTGTTTAATCCTTGGTGCACAGAGTCGTCTCCCAAAACTATTACTCTGCCTCCATTAACTGATCACCTTGTTCCTCATGTCGAAATGAATGGAAATGTTTCGCTGTCCACTTATTTTCCCAACCAGGACGATGATTATATAGTGTGTTTCACCATCTTTGGATCTAAACTTTGTTATTGTATGCCTAATCGAGATTCGGACTGGGCCACCATCGACATTCCTTTCTCCTACGACATTGACTCCAATGTCATTTATTCTCAGAAAGATCAGATGTTCTACCTCCTCGCTACAGGATGTGCCTACATGGCTGCCTTGGATCTCAAAAACAATAAGAAGAAGCCCAAATTTATGAGGCTTCAGTTTGAGAACTTCCCTTTGATACCACAGTACGAGTGGGAGATATTGGCTTCATGTTTACAGAGTGGTTATATTGCAGAGTCGTCTTCTGGTGAACGTTTCATTGTTCAATG GTATGTTGTGACAGTTAAACTCTCGAACagagaaaaattaaaagaaagtaCCAAGCGATTCATGGTGTTTAGGATAGAAGATGACGGTGGTCAATTATACCAAGGAACAAGAATCATTGCTAACTACACAGAAAACATTGGGGATCTTTGCATTTTCATTGGAGAAAATGAGACATTCTGTTTAGAGGCAAGCAAGTTTCCTGGACTCAGGCCGAACTCTATATATTATGTTCGCTATGGCTTTGGTGTTTACGATATTGGTAAGAAAAGCAGCCGTGAATATGATCTAAATGGTTTTCCTTGTATTCAAGGAAGAACTTTATTTCTGTCCCCTCTCCATTAG